The Synergistaceae bacterium sequence CTCATCCGCAAGCATGAGTTTACCGGACGGGTCCTTTCCGAATTCAAGCTTGAAGTCGACTAAAATTATGCCTCTTTCGGAGAAAAATTCACCGAGCGCCTTATTGACGCGGAGCGATATGTCCTTGATCTTTGCTATGTCATCCTCCGTGGCCCAGCCGAAGAGGATCGCGTGGTCCTCCAGGATCAAAGGGTCGCCGAGCTCGTCATTCTTGTAGCAGAATTCGATCAGCGGACGGGGGAGTTTCATGCCCTCTTTAACTCCGAGGCGTTTGCATAGGGATCCGGTCGTGATGTTACGGACGATGACCTCTATGGGTACTATTTTTACGCGTTTGACGACTTGATGTGTGTCGTCTGTCTGACGCACGAAGTGTGATTCGACGCCCTTGGATGCGAGGTACTCAAACAGCTTGGAGCTGATTTTATTGTTAAGCTGTCCCTTGCCGCTCATAGTTGCCTTCTTCTCTCCGTTGAACGCGGTGAAACTGTCCTTATATTCAACGATGACGAGATCCGGGTCCTCTGTGGTGAATAACTTCTTTGCCTTGCCTTCGTAGATGAGATCCTTCTTTGTAATTTCCATAATAGCGCACCTCCGTTAAATTTCTTCCACATAATTTCCATTGTCAAGGTAATTGCCGTCAAAACATGCCGTGCATAGTTCGCTCCGGGGCAGCCCTATAGCTTCCGCAAGCTCGTCGCAAGTCAGATATTCCAGGGAATCCGCGCCTATCTTCCTGCAGAGCGACGGTATATCCATCAGCGCCGCGGCAAGCTCGTCTGAGCTTGGTGTGTCTATGCCGTAATAGCATGGGAAGCATACAGGCGGCGATGCGATGCGCATGTGTACTTTCCCGGCTCCGCTGTCGCGTATCATTGAAACGATACGCCCTGCTGTCGTGCCGCGGACAAGTGAATCGTCAACTATAACTGCCTCCCGGTCCCTGAAAATTTCAGGCTGGGGGTTCAGCTTGATCTTTACGCCCGCCTCGCGGACGCGCTGTGTCGGCTGGATGAATGTCCTGCCGACGTATCGGTTCCTTACGACGCCAGACTCAAAGGGTATGCCTGAGCTCTCGGCGAACCCCAGAGCCGAGATGGTTCCGCTGTCAGGCATCCCGGCGACTATGGCATTTTCAGGGTTGCATGATTTTGCAAGCTTGTTCCCCAGCGCCTTGCGTACCCGGTAAACCGAGCGGCCGTCAATTACGCTGTCCGGACGCGCAAAATATACATATTCAAATGAACAGTGGCAGTGGCGCTGTGTCTCGACCGGAAGCCTGCGTGAGATCATGCCGCGTTTGTCGATGATGAGGATCTCTCCGGGGGCGACGTCCCGGATCATCTTTGCTCCTAGTATGTCGAGCGAACATGATTCTGACGCGACGTATATCGTGTCGTCGCGCTGCCCTATCACCAGCGGACGAAATCCCCATGGGTCCCGCGCTGCGATAAGGGATCCGTCGAAGAGCACGGCAAGGCTGTATGCGCCCTGTATCTTCATGAGGGCTGTCTCAAGCGCCTCAAGAGGGACAACTCCGGGCTGGTGAGCCATAAGCTGGAGTATTGTTTCAGTGTCGCACGACGTATGGAATATGGCGCCCCTGTCCTCAAGATAGCCGGTGAGCCCCTTGGCATTGGTAAGGTTCCCGTTGTGTGCTATAGCCACAGGCCCCTGTGCATAGTTCGCACCGAGAGGCTGGCAGTTTTCCGGCCTTGTGCCTCCCGCAGTGGCATATCTGACATGTCCGATGGCCGTGTGCGCATCTGCCGCCGCCAGGTCGCTCTGGTCCAGCGCCTCATGTACAAGCCCCAGCCCCTTTTTGATGTGCACGGTCCCGCCCGAGATCCACGCGACGCCTGCAGAGAGCTGACCCCTGTGCTGGAGAGCGCAAAGGCCGAGGTATATGTCCTCAAGGACAGGGCTGCCGCTCATACTGAAAGCTCCGAAGACGCCGCACATGCCTATATGCCCTCGAAGAACGCGGTCTTGAGCCGCTCCAGAGGAAGTTCAAACGATCCGTTCCATACAAAGCTTGTTCCGCCGGCCGTACCTATGCGGCGGAAGCGGAAACCGGCCCATATATTTTCAAATTCCGATATTTTTTCCTGTGGCACCGCATAAATCGCCCGGGCCCCGCCCTCGGAGAACAAGAGCGCTTCAAGCGATGATTCCGGCTCGATCGTGATGTCCATGCCAATATCCGAAGAGATAGCCTCTCCTGCAAGTGCAAGGGCAAGTCCGCCGCCTGCAAGGATCCGCCCTGAGCCGGCAGCGCCCGCATGTGCCGTTTTGACGGCGCGTTCGCGGAAGGCTCTTTCTTTTGCGCAGTCCGGCGCCACTGTTTTCCCAAGAGGCCTGTCGTTTTTCATCTCCTGGTATCGTGTTGCGCCAAGGGAACCATCCGTGTCGCCGACAAAATAGATCTTATCCCCGGGTCTTACTCTGCCGGAAGTCAAAAGCTGATCTCTGTCCGTCAGAAGTCCCGCCGTCACGACCAGTGGGGTCGGGCAGATGCGTCCATTCGCGGTCTCGTTGTAGAGGCTGACGTTGCCGGATACGACAGGGCAGTCAAGCTCGCGGCAAACGTGGGCGAGCCCCTTGACGCACTGCTCAAGCTCGTAAAATTTCTCCGGCACCTCCGGAGATGCGAAGTTAAGGCAGTTTGTCATGCCGAGGATATCCGCACCTGAGAGCCAGAGCCAGCGCAGCGAGCGTGCCATGGTCTCGGCAGCGCCGGAGTAAGGATCTGTCCAGCACTTCCACGGTTCGGCCTCCATAGTGAGCAGGCATGCGCGTCTTGTCCCGGGGACCTCAACCATCGCAACGGGGCTGCCTGGGCCGGCTATCGTGTGCAGCTGGACCATCGAATCGTACTGTTCCCATATGACGTGTTTGCTCCGTCCGTTATGGCAGCCGATGAGCGACAGAAGATCAGATGCCGGATCGTCTGACCTGAGTGTCGCAATATCCAGTTTTTGGCGCTCATCCATGTCCGCGGGTATCGCTGAAGGCCATGAGATCTCCGGGGTGTCTCCAAGAATGCCCACAGGAAGCTCGGCAATCAGTTCATCGCCGTTATAAACTTTGTACAAGCGGTTGTCTGTCATAGTGCCGATCACTGCGCAGTCAAGCCCGTAGTGTTTTGCAGTTGCAAATACATCGTCCAGTTTTTCGTTCTCGACTATGAGAAGCATACGTTCCTGGGACTCGGAGAGGAATATCTCCCAAGGCTGCATGCCCTGTTCGCGAAGCGGTATTTTCTGCACCTGTATGTCTATTCCGCAGCCGCTTTTGTGGGCGATCTCGCTTGACGAAGAGAGTATGCCTGCGGCTCCCATGTCCTGCATGGAAGCTATAAGGCATCTGTCAAGAAGGTCCAGGCAGCACTCTATCAGCAGTTTTTCCTCAAACGGATCACCTATCTGGATCTGGGGTCGGCTTGCACGCGAGTCTTCATCAAGCTCGCGCGATGCGAAGGAAGCTCCGGCTATGCCGTCACGTCCTGTCTTTGAGCCGAGCAGGACTGCGAGATCGCCGGCTTTTGCGGTCTTTGAGCTCGCCATCCTATCCAGACGGACAAATCCGGCACTGAACGCGTTGACGAGAGGGTTGTCGTTGTAGCAGGGTGAGTAGAAGGTCTTGCCCCCGACTACCGGAACGCCTACCGCGTTTCCGTAAGAGCCTATGCCTTCGACGATGCCCTTAGCGAGATTCTGTGTCTTTTGAAGCTCCGGATCCCCGAAAAAAAGACCGTCCATAGATACCGAAGGACGGGCCCCCATTGCTATTATGTCCCTTATTATGCCGCCGACTCCGGTTGCTGCGCCCTGAAACGGGGCTACCGCGGAAGGATGGTTGTGGCTCTCAACCTTGAACGCGAACCCCCAGCCTTCTCCCATATTGACCACGCCGGCATTTTCTCCCTGTCCCTGCAGGACATGCCTGCCTTTTGAGGGGAAGGTCCTGAGCAGGGGCCGCGTCGATTTATAGCTGCAGTGTTCGGACCACATTACGCCTATGAGGCTGAGCTCAAGGTCGTTCGGTCCCCGTCCCAGGATCTCTTTAACGCGCCCGTATTCGGTCTCGGAGAGGCCTGCTTCGCGGAAATCCATCAGAAAGCACCTCTTCCTGCAAATGTTTTTGCTATTGAATCCCAGAACATGACGCCGTCCGTGCCCCCGTTGAGATGCGCTATGGTCGCGCGCTCCGGATGCGGCATGAGTCCGAGTATGTTGCCGCGTCTGCCGCATATCCCCGCTATGCCGTTAAGCGCGCCGTTAGGCGCATATTCTTCTCCGGCTTTGCCGGTTTTCGGGTCTGCATATCTGAATATGACCTGTCCCGCATCCTCAAGTTCCTTAAGATCCTTCGGAGGCAGAAAATACAGTCCCTCATGGTGCGCTATCGGAAACTGGACTATGTCTCCGGTCTTAAACCCGGAAGTGAACATGTTGTCCGTGCGCTCAACGCGGATGTGGCACTTACGGCAGATAAAGCTAAGGGATGAATTTGGGAGCAGTACTCCCGGAAGCATTTTCGCCTCTGTAAGCACCTGAAAGCCGTTGCAGATCCCGAGGACAAGTTTCCCCTGATCGGCATGCCTGCGTACGGCCTCTATTATTGGGGATCGGGCGGCCATTGCGCCTGAGCGGAGATAGTCGCCGTAAGAAAATCCTCCCGGAAGGACCACAAGGTCCGGCTCGGTCGAAAAAGACTTTTCCTCATGCCATGTCATTTCAACGGCCGACTTAAGTGTCTCGGATATTGCCCGCTGAACGTCCCTGTCGCAGTTGCTGCCTGGGAAAACGACGACCGCCGTGTTCATTTCACGGCTTCCTTGACTGATATCTTAAAGGACTCGATCAGGTCGTTGACCAGAAGGTCGCCGCACATGGAGCAGAGCGATTTTTCTGCAGTTTCTGCGTCAGGGGAATCAAGTTCCATCGTTACGATACGTCCTACACGTACCTTGTCTATACCTTTGTATCCGAGGTTTATCAGAGTTTTCTCTACGGCTTTGCCCTGTGTGTCAAGAACTCCTTCGCGCGGAGTAATAACAACTTCTGCGTGAAAAATCATACAGTTGGCCTCCTTGGGTGGTTTGTAGTTTGTAGGTAATTGTTCACTTAGGTGTTTATAATATAACGCTGATAAAAATAAATGTCAATAAAATCTTTGTGCCAAAAAGACTAAAAAAAGCGGTTTTACTAACGATAATAACGCATAATAATTGACATCCAGTATAGCATTTTACTATAATACAACGTACGCAGATCATCATAGACAGCGGATGGGGCACGCAGGATCCAGGGATGAGAGAAATGTGGTCTTTGACGTAGTCCTGTCCATAAAACTCAAAGGGGGCAGATATGTTATGAAAGGTAGCAGGCGTCTTGTTATTTTAATTATGTTGGTTGTCTGTGTGACGATGATGGCAGGCTCTTCTGCATTTGCCGCAGCCAAGGTCATCAAGATAGGGGCTCTGTTCCCTCTCACCGGCCCTGCTGCCGTATCAGGGCAGAACTGCGTGAACGCAGTACTCGCGGCAGCCGATCTTATCAACAAGAAGAATGCCGATATCGATTTACCGCTTGCAGCACAGGAAGGGATCCTCGGCGGCTATAAGATCGAGATCGTGCAGGCCGATCACCAGGGCAAGCCTGATGTAGCCAAGTCAGAAGCTGAGCGTCTCTATAATCAGGAGAAGGTCTTTGCGATAATCGGATGCTACAACAGCTCAGCGACAAAACCTGCAAGCGCAGTTGCAGAGCGTGCAAAGAAGATCTTCATGTGCGGTTGCTCAAGCTCTGCGGCACTGACCGAGAGAGGATATAATTACTTCTTCCGTCATGCTCCTACCGACGCGATCGAGTCCAATGAGTTTGTTGACTACATCGCATATCTTAACAAAGAAAAGAATGCCGGTATAAAGACTCTCGGGCTTATCTACGAGAACACCGAATTTGGCAAGCACGCTGCCGACGAGGCACGCAAAGCTGCAAAGAGGACAGGGCTCGACATCGTCGCGGACGTTCCGTTCAACAACGGAGCAACGAACCTCAACAGCGAAGTACAGGCACTGAAGGCGAAGAACCCGGATGCAGTATTCGGAGCTGCTCTCGGCGGAGACTATTCGCTCTGGGTCCGCACGATGAAACAGGTAAACTGGCTTCCGAAAATTGCCATCAATTACTGCACCGGCTACCAGAACCCCGCTGTCCAGAAGGAGCTTGGACATGATGGAGACTTCTTTATGGGCGGCATGGGATACTCGCCGGAACTTGCCAAGAAGTTTATGGCTGAAGCGATGAAGGTCGAAAAAAGATACTATACACCGAGAAGCAACCAGCCGTTTGACAGTGATTCGATCCAGGAGGGTATAATGCTCCATGTCCTGGCACAGGCTATAGAGAAGGCCGGTTCGCTGGACACCGAAAAGGTAGTTAAAATCCTACGGACAGAAGAATTCCCATGCGGCATGGCTCTGAGCGGAACAGTCAAGTTTGCGCCGGGCGGGCAGAACATCAAAACACTGAGCGTTATAACTCAGATCAAGGACCAAAAGTACGGCACGGTTTTCCCGCTTAAGTATAAGGATACTGAACCTGTATTCCCGATGGTTCCGTGGGGTAAACGCAACTGATCATCCTTTACAGCTGAATAAACAGCATGAGGCGGGGCATCTTGTCTGCCCCGCCTTTTTTAGGGGGGGTTCTCGTGAGTAATTTTCTACAGGTCCTGATCGACGGCATACTGAGCGGGCTGCTCTATGCTCTGGTTGCAGTAGGTCTGAGTCTTATATGGGGCGTCATGGACGTCATCAATTTTGCACACGGTGAGTTTCTGATGGTGGCTATGTACATCTGCTACTGGATGGGGTTCATTCTGGGCATTGACCCGCTTTTTTCTTGGATCGCATCTGGAATATTTCTCTTTCTGCTGGGCTGTGTCACTTATAAGGTAATCATTAAAAACAGCCTCGGCAAAGCCGCTATGGCGCCGCTGCTTGCCACATTCGGCCTTTCCATGTTTCTTAAGAATTTCTGTATGAACCGCTTTACACCTAACTTCCGGCTTCTCTCAGGCACCATTATGGAGGGAAAGACGTTTAATGTCGGAGGGGCTATTATCTCAGTCCCTCAGTTTGTCACAGCTATCTTTGCACTTGTCGTCATTATCCTGGTCTACTGGCTGGTGAAGAAGACCCGTCTGGGCTGGGCGATACAGGCGACGGCGATGGACAAGGAAGCCGCTGAGCTGATGGGCATCGATACCGAAAATATTTATCTTCTCATATTCGGACTGGGAGGAGCATGTGTTGGCATAGCGGGCGGACTTATGACTTCATACCTGGCGGTGCATCCGGAAGTGGGCAGCCTGTTCAGCCTTATATCGTTCGTTGTCGTTGCGCTCGGTGGGTTCGGCAGCATCCCCGGCGCGCTCTTCGCCGCCCTTCTTATCGGCCTTGTTGAGTCTTTCGCTGGTTTCTACATAGCCGCTGTCGTAAAATATGTCGCAGTCTTTGCAATATACCTTATCGTAATTCTTGTCAGGCCTAAAGGGCTCTTCGGGTGGTGACGGCCATGGGAAAATATAAAGGAGACAAACTTTGGTACGGTTTTCTCATAATAGCAGTCATCCTTCCGTTCATCCCCGGAGTCATCGGCGGTTCGTTTTTCGGACATGTCGCCGCGATGGTACTGCTCTATGCCGCGATGGCACAGTCGTGGAACATAATCAGCGGATACTGCGGACAGGTTTCGTTCGGGCACTCCGTGTTCTTCGGTATAGGGGCTTACGGAGCTGCGCTTGCTGTAGTGAACTACCACACGCTCCCGTGGTACGGGGCTCCCCTCGGGATGTTGGCCGCAGCCCTGGTATCCGTAATTATCAGCTATCCATGTTTCAGACTGAAAGGGCACTATTTTGCTATAGCTACATTTGCTATAGTTGAGATATTTAACCGGCTCTTCATGATATGGGACAGGGTCGGCGGCGCCCTGGGTTTGGACTATCCGATACTTCCTGACGGATGGATAAACTTTTCGTGGTCTGATACAAAAAACGGCTACTATCTTGGCGCCCTTGCGATATTCACACTTGTCTTCGGAATAGTCCGCTGGATCGAGCATAACCGCATGGGCTACTATCTGCGTGCGGTCAGGGAAGGCCAGGAAACGGCGGAATCGCTTGGCGTAAACAGCACTATGGTCAAGCTCTCGGCAATGGCGCTCTCAGCGGCTCTCGCCGGGCTCTGCGGCGCCTTTTTCGCACAGTACAACTACCGCGTCGATCCCCCTATGGTAATGTCTCTGGATATGTCGATGAAATTTGTGCTCATCACCATACTTGGCGGAGTCGGTACTTTCTGGGGCCCGTTCCTGGGCGCGCTTGTGCTGATACCGCTGCAGGAGTACACGCGGGCATATCTCGCATATCTGGGCGCCGGTGTCGACCTTATAATATTCGGGCTTATCATAATTATCGTAATGATCAGGCAGCCGCTTGGGATAATGGGAGTTATCAGATACTGCATCAGAGATAAGCGGGATGAAAAGGAGGGTGACGCGTAATGGCACTGCTTGAAGTCAGAAATCTGACGATGAAATTCGGCTCTCTTCTTGCCAACAGCGATGTCTCCTTCGATGTCGGACCGGGAACGATAGTTGGGCTCATAGGTCCCAACGGCGCCGGCAAAACGACCCTTTTCAACTGTGTCGCAGGGCTCTACAAACCATCCGGGGGCACGGTGACATTTGACGGGAAAGATATCACCGGCTTTCCTGCATGGAAGATCGCGCGGCTTGGAATGGCGAGGACTTTTCAGGTTGTCCGTCCGCTTAAGGAAATGACAGTGTTCGAGAACATCCTTGTCGGAGCATATATGCGCCACAAGGATACAGCCAAAGCAAACGAGGTCGCCGAGCGCTGCATGTCCCTCTGTTTTCTTGAAGAGATGAGAGACAAGCTCGCAGGGGGGATGACAATAGGAAACAAGAAAAGACTTGAAGTTGCCAGATCTCTTGCCACGGAGCCCAAACTTCTTCTCCTTGACGAGTCCGTCGCAGGACTTACGTCCACAGAGGTAAAAGAGATGGTGGATGTTATCTTGCGGCTGAAGAAAGATGGCATAACTATCCTGATGGTGGAACACATCATGGAGGCGATCATGCCTATTGCGGATAAGATCGTTGTGCTGAACAGCGGAAGGAAAATTGCCGAGGATACTCCGCAGGCAGTTATAAATGACCCGTTCGTCATCACGGCTTACTTTGGCGAGAAATATGCCAGAAGGCTCAGAGCGGCAAAGGAGGGACAGTGATGGCTGCTATGCTTGAAGTCAATAATATCCACTGCGCCTATGACTGTGTCCCTGTCATACACGGGATATCCCTGGAAGTAAATGAAGGTGAAATAGTCGCCATATTGGGAGCCAACGGGGCAGGAAAGTCAACTGTCATGCGGACCATTGCGGGGCTTATGCATCCGCAGAGCGGCTCAATAAAATTCCTTGGCGAGGATATCAGCGATCTGCCGGCGTCACGCACCATCAAGAAGGGGCTCAGCTACGTACCCGAAGGCCGCCGCTTATTCGCGAAGCTCTCTGTCCGGGAAAACCTTGAACTCGGCGCGTTTGCTCTAAGTGACAGAAAAATCGTTGATGAACGGCTGGAGGAGATGTACGAACTATTCCCCATACTCAGGGAACGCAGGGATCAGATCGCGGAGACGATGAGCGGCGGGGAACAGCAGATGTGCGCTATAGCAAGAGGGCTTATGTCGAAGCCCAAACTGCTGATGCTCGATGAACTTTCGCTGGGGCTTCAGCCCAGCATTGTTGAAAAGGTATTTGAGACAGTAGTTGAGATCAACAGGCGCGGCGTCACAGTCCTGCTTGTTGAACAGATGGTGCAGGAAGCCCTTGAAATTTCAACAAGGGGCTATGTGATCCAGACAGGACGCATAGTACATGCGGGCAGTGCGCAGGAACTGCTGAACTCCGATGATGTACGCAGGGCCTATATGGGGATGTAGCTGCTTAAATTTGTATGACATGATTTTTATATGACATTTGGCGCCTGATCCTTGACGTATCCGCAAATGCAGAGGATCAGGTCTCTTTGTGCCTAAAGGTGGGAACTGTATGGGTTTTGCTTCTGAAATATTATGATTTAAAATAATTATAAATTGCTTGTAAATGAAAAGTACTAATGCTAGAATCCACTAGTTTCAACTTACATATATATCAGTGTGAAGGCGGGCAATAATATGGACAACAGGAAACGGATCGACCTTATTGATAGAGATAAGATACTGCCGCGGGATGAACTGGTCGCCTTACTTGCAACATTTAACGACGAGGACAGGGCTTATGCGGCAGAAAAGGCCAGGGCTTTGTCTATAGCACATTTTGGGAAGAAGATATATTTCAGGGGGCTTGTTGAAATTTCAAATTACTGCAGAAATGACTGTTATTACTGCGGCATCAGGAGAAGCAACAAAAACGCGGTCCGCTACCGCCTGACCAAGGAAGAGATCTTATCATGCTGCGAGCTGGGGTATGGCGCCGGCTTCCGTACTTTTGTACTGCAGGGCGGCGAAGACGAATATTTCTCGGATGACAGACTTATAGATATAATCAGCGGCATCAAAAATAAATATCCGGATTGCGCTTTGACGCTTTCGCTCGGAGAAAAAGACAGGGAGTCATACCAAAAGCTCTTTGACGCAGGAGCAGACAGGTATCTGCTGCGGCACGAAACGGCATGTGACGCTCATTATTCCAAGCTTCATCCGGCAGAGCTCTCTATCGCGCACAGGAAGCAATGCCTGTATGATCTTAAAGAAATCGGTTTTCAGACCGGCTGCGGAATGATGGTTGGTTCTCCCTTTCAGACCGTTGAGAACCTTGCGGAAGATCTTATTTTTATCAAAGAACTTGATCCGCAGATGGTTGGCCTCGGACCTTTCATCCCCCACAAAGACACGCCGTTTAAGGATCATCCCGCCGGTAAAGCGGAAGATTCACTGTTCCTTCTGAGCCTTGTCCGTCTCATGCTCCCAAGGGTACTTCTGCCGTCGACCACCGCGCTGGGGACGGTGCGGGAAGACGGCAGGGAACAGGGTATACTTGCCGGCGCCAATGTTATTATGCCAAACCTTTCTCCGCTTGAGACACGAAAAAACTATCTGCTGTACGACAATAAAATAGGCACCGCGGATGATGCCTCTGAAAGCGTGGCGCTTATAACTGATAAAATCAATAAAATAGGATATGAAGCGGTAGTTGACCGCGGGGATTACAGGTAGCAGCCCGGCAGAATATCTGTTTTGCCGTGGTCGCTCTTAATAAACTTCCTTATTCGTACAGTTGAAGGATCTGACAGGGAGAGGTGGCAGTAATGGCAGAGGATATTTTTCAGAGATCGCTTGATATGCACAGAGAACTAAGGGGCAAACTGGATATTGAATGCCGAAGCAAAATAGAGAGCATGGATGACCTTGCACTGGTGTATACCCCTGGAGTCGCTGAGCCGTGCAGGGAAATAGAGCGGGACCCCGAAGCGATATGGGATCTTACGATGAAGAACAACCTTGTAGCGGTCATAACGGACGGCACAGCGGTGCTTGGGCTCGGCGATATAGGGCCTGCGGCGTCCCTGCCTGTCATGGAGGGCAAGTCCTGTCTTTTTAAGCGTTTTGCCGGCATCGATTCGATCCCCATCGCTGTAAGCACGAAGGATGTGGACGAGTTTGTCGATGCGGTATCGAGGATAGCGGTGTCGTTCGGCGGGATCAACCTTGAGGATATTTCAGCCCCGCGCTGTTTTGAGATAGAGCGCAGACTTCAGGAAGCGCTTGATATACCGGTCTTTCATGACGATCAGCACGGTACGGCCGTTATTGCGCTGGCCGCTTATAAAAATGCTCTGAGGCTTACCGGCAGAGACCTGGAGAAGGCAATGCTTGTAATCAACGGGGCAGGGGCCGCCGGATGTTCGATAGCGAGGTATTTTATCTCCGCAGGAGCAAGGAACATCGTGATGTGTGACATAAACGGGGCACTATGCGCCGGATATACGGAAGGGCTGAACGAAGCCCAGATATCATTGTCCGAGGCAACAAACCCGGAGAGGCGAAGGGGAAGTCTCGCAGATGTGATAAAGGGTGCGGATGCGTTCCTCGGCGTCTCGCGTCCGGGACTGCTTACCGGAGATATGGTAAGGACTATGGCTGAGAGACCCGTCATATTTGCCATGGCGAACCCGACGCCTGAAATTTTCCCGGATGAAGCTCTTGCAGCCGGGGCAGCCGTTGTAGCAACGGGCAGAAGTGATTTTCCAAATCAGGTAAACAATTGCCTAGGTTTTCCGGGTATTTTCCGCGGGGCGCTTGATGTCCGCGCGCGGACGATAAACGAGGAGATGAAGATCGCAGCATCAAAGGCGCTGGCGGAACTTGTCAGCGATGAAGAACTTTCAGAGAACTATATAATCCCTGGAGTCCTTGACCCGCGCGTTGTCCCGGCAGTGGCGGCAGCTGTTGCGGCAGCGGCACATAAGACAAAGGTGGCGAGAATTTAATGTTCATGGATCATGAGTCGGCAGAAAAGATAGTCAGGGAATATGGCAGCCCTGTATATGTCTACAGCGAAAAAATACTCCGTGAGAGATGCAGGGATCTGCTTGATGCATTTGACGGCAGGATAAAACCCAGTTATTCCGCGAAGGCCAACTCAAACCTCACACTGCTTCGGATCATCCGCGAAGAGGGGTTGGGCGCGGATGCAATGTCGCCTGGCGAGATATTTGTCCTTGAAAAGGCCGGGTTCTCACACGGGGAGATCTTCTACATCGGCAATAATGTATCATGCGAGGAGATGCGGTACGCGACAGACAGGGATATCATGGTGAGCGTCGATTCGCTTGCACAGCTTGAGCAGTTCGGGCAGATAAACCCGGGAGGAAGGGTCGCGGTAAGGTTTAACCCGGGGCTTGGAGCCGGACACTGCGACAAGGTCGTCACGGCAGGCCATCATACCAAATTTGGCGTACAGGCGGAGTTCTGCCCGCAGGTTAAAGAGCTGCTTAAAAAGTATGGATTGACGCTTGCCGGGATCAATCAGCATATAGGCTCGCTCTTTCTTGATGCTGATCCCTATGTGGAGGCCGCCGAGATGCTCCTGGATATGATAGGGGAAGAGTTCCCCGGTCTTGAGTTCATAGACTTCGGGGGCGGCTTTGGTGTGCCGTACAAACCATCAGAACACAGGCTTGACTTCAATGACCTCACGGGCAGGCTGTTTCCGGTAATGGACAAATTCATCGAGAGATACGACAACAAAGATGTGCGCTTCAAGTGTGAGCCTGGCAGGTATATAGTTGCTGAGTGCGGAGTGCTCCTAGGGACTGTGCACGCGGTCAAGGAAAATTACGGCTCTGTATACGTCGGCACCGATATCGGGTTCAACGTTTTGATGCGGCCTGTGCTCTACGACTCATACCATGAACTGTCCGTTCTGAGGGCTGACGATCCAGCTCAGGATTATGACGGTTCTGTCATAGTAACGGGAAACATCTGCGAGAGCG is a genomic window containing:
- a CDS encoding NAD-dependent malic enzyme, translated to MAEDIFQRSLDMHRELRGKLDIECRSKIESMDDLALVYTPGVAEPCREIERDPEAIWDLTMKNNLVAVITDGTAVLGLGDIGPAASLPVMEGKSCLFKRFAGIDSIPIAVSTKDVDEFVDAVSRIAVSFGGINLEDISAPRCFEIERRLQEALDIPVFHDDQHGTAVIALAAYKNALRLTGRDLEKAMLVINGAGAAGCSIARYFISAGARNIVMCDINGALCAGYTEGLNEAQISLSEATNPERRRGSLADVIKGADAFLGVSRPGLLTGDMVRTMAERPVIFAMANPTPEIFPDEALAAGAAVVATGRSDFPNQVNNCLGFPGIFRGALDVRARTINEEMKIAASKALAELVSDEELSENYIIPGVLDPRVVPAVAAAVAAAAHKTKVARI
- the lysA gene encoding diaminopimelate decarboxylase, coding for MFMDHESAEKIVREYGSPVYVYSEKILRERCRDLLDAFDGRIKPSYSAKANSNLTLLRIIREEGLGADAMSPGEIFVLEKAGFSHGEIFYIGNNVSCEEMRYATDRDIMVSVDSLAQLEQFGQINPGGRVAVRFNPGLGAGHCDKVVTAGHHTKFGVQAEFCPQVKELLKKYGLTLAGINQHIGSLFLDADPYVEAAEMLLDMIGEEFPGLEFIDFGGGFGVPYKPSEHRLDFNDLTGRLFPVMDKFIERYDNKDVRFKCEPGRYIVAECGVLLGTVHAVKENYGSVYVGTDIGFNVLMRPVLYDSYHELSVLRADDPAQDYDGSVIVTGNICESGDIIASGRNIGPVKRGDIIAVSNAGAYGYSMASNYNCRLRPAEALIAEGGGVRVIRRADPFESLTANF